In a genomic window of Roseiflexus castenholzii DSM 13941:
- a CDS encoding NAD/NADP-dependent octopine/nopaline dehydrogenase family protein — translation MTSSTRYTVIGAGNGGKAMAAHLALMGFETTLYNRTPEHIEAIRQRRGIELDSGETGPRGFGQLALVTSDMKEALDRCDVAMVVVPSSAHAEVARAMAPYLRDGQIILLHPGRTCGAIEVAKVLRDERCRADVTVAEAETFIYASRSDGPAQARIFRIKEAVPLAALPAYRTGDVLGVIRDAFPQYIDGGNVLRTGLNNMGAIFHPALTLLNAGRIESTRGDFQFYIDGVTPSVARVLEVIDRERVTVAAALGIRARTAQEWLALAYNATGDSLYEAIQNQPGYYGIKAPPTLNHRYIFEDVPMSLVPIAALGQRYGVAVAGIDSIIRLACIIHRTDYWRRGRTLDRLGIANLSVSELTRYVEEGTLE, via the coding sequence ATGACATCCTCAACCCGCTACACCGTCATTGGCGCCGGGAATGGCGGGAAGGCGATGGCAGCGCACCTGGCTCTGATGGGCTTTGAGACGACGCTCTACAATCGCACTCCCGAACATATCGAAGCCATCCGGCAGCGGCGTGGCATCGAACTGGACTCGGGCGAAACCGGTCCACGTGGTTTTGGTCAGCTGGCGCTGGTCACGTCGGATATGAAAGAGGCGCTCGACCGTTGCGATGTGGCGATGGTCGTTGTGCCTTCATCTGCGCACGCGGAAGTGGCGCGCGCGATGGCGCCGTACCTGCGCGATGGACAGATCATTCTTCTTCACCCCGGTCGTACCTGTGGCGCCATTGAGGTTGCTAAAGTGCTGCGCGACGAACGTTGTCGGGCGGATGTCACCGTTGCCGAAGCCGAGACGTTTATCTACGCCAGCCGCTCGGACGGACCGGCGCAGGCGCGTATTTTTCGCATCAAGGAAGCGGTTCCACTGGCGGCGCTGCCAGCATACCGCACCGGCGATGTGCTCGGCGTGATCCGCGATGCGTTTCCGCAGTACATCGATGGCGGCAACGTGCTGCGCACCGGTCTGAACAACATGGGGGCGATTTTCCATCCGGCACTGACCCTGCTCAACGCCGGGCGCATTGAGTCGACCCGCGGTGACTTTCAGTTCTACATCGACGGTGTAACTCCCTCGGTGGCGCGCGTGCTCGAAGTGATCGACCGTGAGCGCGTCACTGTTGCCGCCGCGCTCGGCATTCGCGCCCGCACCGCACAGGAGTGGCTGGCGCTGGCGTACAATGCCACCGGCGACTCGCTCTATGAAGCCATTCAAAATCAACCGGGATACTATGGCATTAAGGCGCCGCCGACTCTCAACCACCGGTATATCTTCGAGGATGTGCCGATGAGTCTGGTGCCGATTGCTGCTCTTGGTCAGCGGTATGGCGTCGCGGTTGCCGGGATCGACAGTATCATCCGGTTGGCGTGCATCATTCACCGCACCGACTACTGGCGTCGCGGACGCACCCTCGATAGGCTTGGCATTGCCAATCTCAGCGTCAGCGAATTGACGCGCTATGTTGAAGAGGGAACGCTGGAGTAG